From a region of the Cololabis saira isolate AMF1-May2022 chromosome 8, fColSai1.1, whole genome shotgun sequence genome:
- the LOC133448228 gene encoding protein SSUH2 homolog yields MDEDAGALDPSIPEEGPSAPPPGWLQDIQGYQGHRGDGPEGDPLYPPPPAYTPQPEFNRSTSVPSVRVPSVSEDVARDALLKFVESKWNYSAKPARNMTFRELRPATVYRYRLDTFTETRTSAWKFEAYRGGQVVDGPQFGSSPPPWDVPVSPPQIWTDNSQKIRVPHSSLVKTCHKCHGCGRTRCNMCFGRGQRRCTRCHGHGRVRNKRCTTCHGRGRKRCVSCRGDGHKTCSVCHGAQNLLHFIQLTVSWKNHASVFVPDRQPDFPDQKFEKVSGDPFFIDENVLVYPIQGFPDQEVCDVSTKLINEHLHKFTSVSRILQQRQTIELVPLTLARYSYNGKDFSFFVYGVENKVFTSKYPSACTIL; encoded by the exons ATGGACGAAGATGCAG GGGCGTTGGACCCGAGTATCCCGGAGGAGGGACCGTCAGCGCCCCCGCCTGGCTGGCTGCAGGACATCCAGGGGTACCAGGGCCACCGGGGGGACG GCCCGGAGGGCGACCCgctctacccccctcccccggcCTACACCCCCCAGCCGGAGTTCAACCGCAGCACGTCGGTGCCCAGCGTCAG GGTCCCGTCGGTGTCGGAGGACGTGGCCAGAGACGCCCTGCTGAAGTTCGTGGAGTCCAAGTGGAACTACAGCGCCAAACCGGCCCGGAACATGACGTTCAGGGAGCTGAGACCCGCCACCGTGTACCGG TATCGACTCGACACCTTCACCGAGACCAGAACCAGCGCCTGGAAGTTTGAGGCCTATCGCG GTGGTCAGGTGGTGGACGGGCCTCAGTTTGGCAGCAGTCCTCCTCCGTGGGACGTCCCGGTGTCGCCGCCCCAGATCTGGACCGACAACTCGCAGAAGATCCGGGTCCCGCACTCCTCGCTGGTGAAG ACCTGCCACAAGTGCCACGGTTGTGGACGGACGCGCTGCAACATGTGCTTCGGTAGAGGACAG AGACGCTGCACCCGTTGCCATGGACACGGCCGCGTCAGGAACAAGCGCTGCACCACCTGTCACGGTCGGGGTCGCAAGAG GTGTGTCAGTTGCCGCGGCGACGGCCACAAGACCTGCTCCGTCTGCCACGGAGCCCAGAACCTGCTGCACTTCATCCAGCTGACGGTGTCATG GAAGAACCACGCCAGCGTGTTCGTCCCGGACCGCCAGCCCGACTTCCCCGACCAGAAGTTTGAGAAGGTTTCGGGAGACCCGTTCTTCATCGATGAGAACGTTCTG GTTTACCCCATCCAGGGTTTCCCCGACCAGGAAGTCTGTGATGTTTCCACCAAACTGATCAACGAACATCTGCATAAGTTCACGTCCGTCAGCCGCATCCTGCAGCAG cgTCAGACCATAGAGCTCGTCCCGCTGACTCTCGCCCGTTACTCCTACAACGGGAAAGACTTCAGCTTCTTCGTGTACGGGGTGGAGAACAAGGTGTTCACCTCCAAGTACCCGTCAGCCTGCACCATCCTGTAG
- the hgh1 gene encoding protein HGH1 homolog, whose product MLSDAEASELLSFLSSGSRADVKGTATEFLLGLSGHRDGCRFLRARPDLVSAVFALTSDPSIAVAKDSYRVVINLSADETLHQVLVSEVRVLPVLLRNLQDPDYALADHVCTVLSNLTRHQKTCRTVFQVLQEELTLAKLVEIFCSNGYNQKNHLHYLGPVLSNLSQLPEVRTVLLDRDRCVIQRLLPFTQYRASVVRRGGVTGTLRNCCFDHSQHDWLLGDGVDILPFLLLPLAGPEELSEEENEGLPVDLQYLPEDKEREEDPDIRKMLLETLMLLTATKAGRKTLKDRNVYAVVRELHRWEKDVHVGAACQKLVEVLIGDEPERGMENLMEVQIPEDVEEKLKEADEKEREELEREEEEKRREEEERREEEEEEEKK is encoded by the exons ATGCTGAGCGACGCTGAAGCCTCGGAGCTGCTGAGCTTCCTCTCCTCCGGCTCCAGAGCTGACGTGAAGGGAACGGCCACAGAGTTCCTGCTGGGACTGTCTGGACACCG ggacGGCTGCCGGTTCCTCCGGGCCAGACCAGACCTGGTCTCGGCCGTGTTCGCGCTGACGTCGGACCCGTCCATCGCCGTGGCCAAAGACTCGTACCGGGTCGTCATCAACCTGTCGGCCGACGAGACGCTGCACCAG gtcctggtgtcGGAGGTCCGGGTTCTGCCGGTCCTGCTCAGGAACCTCCAGGACCCGGACTACGCCCTGGCGGATCACGTCTGCACCGTCCTGTCCAACCTGACCCGGCACcagaagacctgcaggaccgtGTTCCAG gtgctgcaggaggagctgACGTTAGCGAAGCTGGTGGAGATTTTCTGCAGCAACGGCTACAACCAGAAGAACCACTTGCATTACCTGGGACCGGTTCTGTCCAACCTGAGCCAGCTGCCGGAGGTCCGGACCGTCCTGCTGGACCGGGACAG GTGTGTCATCCAGAGGCTGCTTCCTTTCACCCAATACCGGGCCTCGGTGGTGAGGAGGGGCGGAGTCACGGGGACGCTGCGCAACTGCTGCTTCGACCACA GTCAGCACGACTGGTTGCTAGGCGACGGCGTGGACATCCTGCCCttcctgctgctgccgctggcCGGGCCTGAGGAGCTGAGTGAGGAGGAGAACGAAG GTCTCCCCGTGGACCTGCAGTACCTGCCGGAGGACAAGGAGCGGGAGGAGGACCCGGACATCCGGAAGATGCTGCTGGAGACGCTGATGCTG CTAACGGCCACCAAAGCGGGACGGAAGACGCTGAAGGACAGGAACGTGTACGCCGTGGTGAGGGAGCTGCACCGCTGGGAGAAGGACGTCCACGTGGGAGCGGCCTGTCAGAAACTGGTGGAG GTTCTGATCGGGGACGAGCCGGAACGAGGGATGGAGAACCTGATGGAGGTGCAGATCCCGGAGGACGTGGAGGAGAAACTGAAGGAGGCCGACGAAAAAGAGAGGGAGGAGctggagagagaggaggaggagaagaggagggaggaagaggagagacgggaagaggaggaagaggaggagaagaagtag